Below is a genomic region from Granulicella sp. L56.
GAAGAACAGCCGGTTGCCCCCAAAAAAACTCTCTCTGCGAAGCAGATGATGGATGCTGCTACCTTGCAGGTGCTGGTGGTGGTGTTTCTGGCAACCTTCATCCGGTCGGCGTTCGGTTTCGGCGAGGCGCTGTTCGCCGTTCCCCTGCTGGCGCTTTTTATTCCGCTCAAAGTCGCCGCTCCGCTGGCCGTGCTGGTCTCCATTACGATTGCCGCGGTAGTCGTCGCGCAGGACTGGCGCAAGATTCACCTGCGCAGCACCGGCTGGCTGGTGGGTGCGACGCTGTTTGGCATTCCTGTCGGATTATTCCTTTTGACCAGCAGCCACCAGCAGGCAGTTAGGATTGCGCTGGCAGTCTTCATCATGGCGTTCGCGGCCTATTCACTCCTGGGCAGCAAGCCGCCCGAGTTGAAGCATGACAGCAAGGTGTGGCTGCTGGGCTGCGGCTTTGTCGCCGGAGTATTCGGCGGAGCGTATGGCATGAACGGCCCGCCGCTGGTGATCTATGGAGCGATGCGGCGATGGTCTGCCCAGCACTTTCGCGCGACGTTGCAGGGATACTTTCTTCCGGCCAGCATTATCGGTATGGCCGGATACTGGCTGGCGGGACTTTGGGTTCCGGCGGTGACGCACTATTATCTGCTGAGTCTGCCGGTGCTGCTGCCTGCAATCTGGCTGGGCCGCGTGGTGAACCATCGCCTGCATGGAGACACGTTCCTGCGTTATGTCTACGTTGGTTTGGCTGGCGTTGGCGTGGTGCTGCTGGCGCAGTCCGTGCATCGGTAGGGCAGTGGCGGATGAGAGAATAAATCTATGGTTCGAGCTTGTTTATTGCTGATGCTGGCTTGTGCGCTGGCAGGGTGTAAGTCGGTGCCTCCGCCAACGCCGCTCTCGCAGTTGAATGAACAGCAGATGCATGGCCATGCGGTATTCGAGACACACTGCAGCGCCTGCCACTATGACCGCCGCGATGCCGCGCTGCATGGTCCTTCGCTGCTTGCCGTCTACAAAAAGCCCTATCTGCCGAGCGGCGCTCCAGCGAATGACGACCGCGTGACCGCGACCGTTCTGCACGGCCATGGGCTGATGCCCGCAGCAGGAAATGACATGGACCAGCAGGATCTCGACGATCTGCTGGCCTATCTACACACGCTTTAGAGAACAGGAGCAGGAACGATGGCGGATGAGCGCAAAGCTGCTGTAGGACAGATGCTGCCGGGAGTGGCGGGAATCTGCCTGTTTATGCTGTTCCTGACACTGATGAACGTGTTTGGCGCCTTGCACAACACGTTCGGCATTGGGATGGCAAAGTACGGCGTACTGGCGCTGTGCACGCTGCTGGTAGCGGGCATCTTCGGTCTGCTGCGAATGCGGCGGTGGGGATGGGCGCTGGTGCTGGCAGGATGCGTCATGCTGTTTACCGGGGACTTCTTCTTCTTTGAGAAGACCCGCAGCGGCTTCTTCCTGATTCGGGGAATGTTCTCGCTGGTCTTTTTTCTGTACCTGGTGCGGGACGAAGTGCGTAGCCGGCTGCGTTGAAATGTTTTTTGCCGTCCTCCAGAGAGTGGAACAAGCAACGACAAGATACAGGGGTCTCTCCACTGCGCTGCGCTCCGGTCGAGATGACGTGAGTATGGATGACACAAAATTCACGTCATCTCGACCGGAGGCGTGCAGCTTCATCGCACATCGTAGCGGAGAGACCCCTGTATTTGCGTTTCGCCGGGAGCCAGAACGATCTCTGTCATCGACAAACAACCGCTAGTTGAAAGCCGCCGCCGCGGCTGCACTGACGATCAGGATCAATACCCACCATCCAATAATCGCGGCCGCTGCCTTGCCGCGGCTCACCTTCGCCACGATCGACGTCGCAAGGATGAGCAAGATCAAGGACCAGATGCCAATCACATCGAAGAAGCCAAGCGCAGCTTTAATACCCGCCCCGGCGTCAGGGAAGTAGTAGCCGAGATTTGTTCCCACCGGGTTCTTCATGTCGTAACTCTCGGCGTTGCCGCCGACGTAGAGCATCAGTATTGTCAGCAGCCCAATCAGCAGCTTCGGCAGCCCGCAGTACATCCATACGCAGAACATCTCGCCAAAAGTGGTGCGCGCGCCCAGGCCAAAGTTGAACGTCGCCCACAGACCCAGCGCGGCGATCGCGGAGAAGAGCAGGACCAGCACCGGGAAGGCATAGGACGTGTACTTGTATCCAACGCTCATGCCGTGCACACGGGCCGTACGCTGCTCCGGCGTCAGGCTGGACAGCGAGTCCTGCTGTTTGGGGCTGGCCTGGATCTGGTTCTCAACAACCCGGTCCCATCCCACCTGCGAGGTGACCGCAAAAGTCACTCCCCACGAGATCAACACAATCAGAAGAAAGGGGAGCCACCAGCTCCTGCTCCGCAAAATGTCAGTGAAGGTTTTTGAAGGAGCGATAAACGTGTCCACTACCCGCTCGACCTGAGTCAATCCCGGTCCCGTCGCCTGTTCTTCCGCCACAACTACGCCATCGCCCATAAAGGCCACCCTCGATCAGCAAGATTACGTTCGAAGGAATTGTAGCCCCGAAGCCGTAAATTAGCATGAGGATTCGCAGTCCTGGCGAGCTGGAAGTCCCCCTATTGCTTTATTTCCTCGTTTTCAACCATGGTGGAGGACTGGGTGGAAGGTGCGCAGTCAAGATCCTTTTACTCGACCACGGCCAGCACGTCGCCTGCGCCCACGGTGTCCCCCACCGCGACGGCTACACGGCCTACTCTCCCGGCCTTGGGCGACTTTAGCTCATTCTGCATCTTCATTGCTTCGATCACGATGACGCCCTGCTGCTCTGCTACCTCGTCACCCACAGCAACCAGCACCCGCACCACGCGGCCCGGCATGGGTGCCTTGATGGCTCGCGGCCCGGCAGCACCACCACTCGCGCCGCGCCGTCCCTGCAGCGATCGAGGATCACTTCTCTCGAATGCAAATCGCCTGCCGCCGATCAGCACGCCATCGCCGTCGAGAACGCAGCGGTACTGGCGTCCTTCGATCACCAGTGACATCACTCCCGGCTGCAACATGTACGCATTCGCGACGATGGCCTTGCCATCCACAACACACTCAATCGCAGCCTCAAGCACGCTGGACGGCAGATCGACCCGGCGCTTTTTTCCTTCCACCTCGAGCCAGACTGTCACGACCGCAGCCCCTCATGCCGGCCAAGAGCAGCCCATTTGCTCGCCGGAGCGCTATCCATTGCAGAGGACGATGCGAGCGGCCTCTCCGCCGCAGCAATCAGCAAAGCCGCCGCGACCGCTACGACATCGTCAGGAACCGTCGCCTCTTCTACCAGCGAAACGCCTGCCAACAGCCGCTCCAGATAGCCCGTGTCGATGCGCGCGGCACGAAAGTCCTCATCCAGCAAGATCCGC
It encodes:
- a CDS encoding cytochrome c, with amino-acid sequence MVRACLLLMLACALAGCKSVPPPTPLSQLNEQQMHGHAVFETHCSACHYDRRDAALHGPSLLAVYKKPYLPSGAPANDDRVTATVLHGHGLMPAAGNDMDQQDLDDLLAYLHTL
- a CDS encoding biotin/lipoyl-containing protein; the protein is MTVWLEVEGKKRRVDLPSSVLEAAIECVVDGKAIVANAYMLQPGVMSLVIEGRQYRCVLDGDGVLIGGRRFAFERSDPRSLQGRRGASGGAAGPRAIKAPMPGRVVRVLVAVGDEVAEQQGVIVIEAMKMQNELKSPKAGRVGRVAVAVGDTVGAGDVLAVVE
- a CDS encoding sulfite exporter TauE/SafE family protein, translated to MMDAATLQVLVVVFLATFIRSAFGFGEALFAVPLLALFIPLKVAAPLAVLVSITIAAVVVAQDWRKIHLRSTGWLVGATLFGIPVGLFLLTSSHQQAVRIALAVFIMAFAAYSLLGSKPPELKHDSKVWLLGCGFVAGVFGGAYGMNGPPLVIYGAMRRWSAQHFRATLQGYFLPASIIGMAGYWLAGLWVPAVTHYYLLSLPVLLPAIWLGRVVNHRLHGDTFLRYVYVGLAGVGVVLLAQSVHR
- a CDS encoding YIP1 family protein; translation: MGDGVVVAEEQATGPGLTQVERVVDTFIAPSKTFTDILRSRSWWLPFLLIVLISWGVTFAVTSQVGWDRVVENQIQASPKQQDSLSSLTPEQRTARVHGMSVGYKYTSYAFPVLVLLFSAIAALGLWATFNFGLGARTTFGEMFCVWMYCGLPKLLIGLLTILMLYVGGNAESYDMKNPVGTNLGYYFPDAGAGIKAALGFFDVIGIWSLILLILATSIVAKVSRGKAAAAIIGWWVLILIVSAAAAAAFN